The Myroides phaeus DNA segment TGTAAGTTCCTTTGTCTTCAATTAGGCTGTAACGATCAAGTAAAGAAAAGTGCGAGTCTTTTAAGTTGATCTCAACAGATGATAATTGTAAGCTGGTACGAATACCAGCAGGGCAATCTGGAGTGAAGGCATAAAATGTGGTGAGCCATTTCTTCTCAAGATTAACGCGGTTGAATTCCATTGTTCTTGCTTCGTCGAAAGTGGTGATTTCGCTCTCAGCTGAACAGCTTTGCAGAAAAAGAAGCCCGAAGACTGCAATTACTGCGACGTAAAGTGTTAGTAAGCGCTTCATAGTGTGGTTGTTTTTAAGGTTTTAAATCATTGTGGTTATTAAGGATTTGTTTTCTTAAAAATATGACAATCACTTAAGATTTGCAAGGACATTTTTTAGAATAATGAAATATTTTAGTGGAATAAGTTCTTATTTTGTACTACTTTCTTTGTAAACTCTTAGTTTTAAAAGGTTTGTATTGACATTTCGTGACGTGTTAAAATGAAAAAATAGCTTCTACAGTTGTAAAAGCTATTCATTTTATAATTTATAATTGAGATTAATATAATCTTGAGCTTATTTTTTATTGGAGTAAACATGGGATGTTGTCAATAAAAAAGGCAGATGGTTGAGAATTCACTTCTAATTGAGTAGATTCAAGTTCATTTTTAATAGTGTAAGGGATGGCTTGATTAGCATACCTAACTTGTACTTTTTCTAAAGGCGATTCTCTTAAATATTGTAAGTCTTCTGTCTTTAATAAAAACGATGTGGACAAAATACGAATATTGTTTTTGTTCTCTTTGTCATAAATATAGGTATCGCACTTTTCTTCTCCTATATAATAGGCTGAAAGTACGCGACCGTTGTTTAGTTTAAACGAGATTATACTGCGGTAGTTGATACAAGTAATCGGAATGAAGTCCTGACTCTTCTGAATCAACTGTACGTGTAGAAAGTGATTGTCGTCTGATTTGATTAACGAAAAGAAAAGAGTGTTATTTCCTTTTTCTTGTACGTCTTCGTAAACCAATACGTCATTGGTCTTTCTAACATTGGTACTGTCGTTTACAATTTCATAGTCTATTGAGCACTTTTCTTGTGCGTGGGCAAATAGACTGCTACACAGAAGTAGAATTAGGGAAAGGCAATTTTTCATAACTATGTTGTTTTGCAACAAATTATGATAATTTTTTCATTTTTCAAGTTTGTTGTGAAGAAAATATAAACATCGCCTCCGTCTTTTATTTTCCACTTCTTTCTGATTTCTTCTACTTTCAATGGGAAGTTACGCACGGTTACATTTGCCTTGATATTAGTAAGGTGTGTTTTGGCGTTTTGTTTGTTGAAAGGAACGACTTCTTGTATTTTGAAACTACGCCCTGGGAAGTTGACCAACTCTTCACTTGTGTACAGTTGGCTATGGGGATGTAGTTTGTTGATCTTGTATTGCTGACTTACCACATCGAACTTCCCTGTTTTCAGGATAGCACTGTTAGGTTCGTACAAATACTGCTGTGGCGCGTGAAAGCTTGCCACTGCTTGATCGGTTAGACTGGTGTGAAACAACTGTGGTTCGTCTTTGGTAAGATTAACCGCTACTAAGGCTATTTCACCTTCATATCCTTTTTCTAATATCCACAGCAATTCCTTCACATCGTTGTTTAGGGCAACAATATGGACAGCCTTTACGTGGTTTAACTCACTGATACCGGCGTGTATATCCAATAGGGGTGAGGTTTTGATTAGAATGGTATTCGTATGTGTAAACAGGTCGTTTAAATGCTCTGGTACGTTTGGCGTACAATCGCTTAAGAAGAATACCTTCTCCTTGGCAGAATTACGACGCGCTGGATCTACGTATATATAGTCCCACTGTTTGTTGTTCTCTTTTAGGTAAACAAGACTATCTCCGCAATGGCAAGTGATGTTATCAACGCCTAAGGCAGTGTAGTTATGAGCAACAATTGCGCTTAGGTCTTCTTGCATTTCACAGTGCTGTACCGCTTTAACCTGTTTGGAAAAGTAGTAACAATCAATTCCGAAACCACCTGTTAAGTCAATCAAGCTATCACCTTGTACCAAAGACGCTTTGTATTTGGCACACTCCTCTGAAGAAGTCTGTTCTATAGATAGCTTCTTTGGAAATAGGATATTGTCTGTGGCGTACCACGTAGGTAATTTGTCTTTAGACTTTTGTTTGGACTCGATTTGCGTTAGTAGTTCGCTCATCTCTATATGAGTAAATGGACTCTTTTTAAAGGCTAACGACTTGATGTCGCTGTGTAGCTGTTCTTGTATATATTGCTGAACGTCTTCTGCTAAAAGATGGTTTTTCAATTATAATTTTTTTGTAAGGATTTGTATGAATCTGACGTTTGGTAAAAACTCTTTTCCAATTACTTTTAAACAAGTGTAGATTGGCACTGCGGCAATCATACCAAAGATTCCAGAGAACATTCCACTTGCTAAAATAACAATGAATATTTCTAAGGGATGTGACTTTACGCTGTTTGAAAAGATTAACGGTTGGTTTACTACGTTGTCGATTAACTGTATAGTAAGGAATCCGATAAACACGGTTAATGCTTTAGGTAGGGTAACATCTGTGAAGTTGTCGCCTATGAAACTAAGCATTGTAAACATCACAGCTAATATGTTTCCAATTAAGGGTCCGATATAAGGAATGATGTTTAAAATAGCACATAAAAAGGCAATCATCAAGGCTCCTTTTGTACCTACTGATATCAATAGGATGAAACTTAGGATAAAGATGATGAAGGTTTGGGCTACTAAACCAAGGAAATAACGTGATAATAGGTTGTTAATCTTGTCTATCGAGTTTAAAACTCTGTTTTCTTGTCTAACAGGGAATATCTTTTTGAATTGGTATTCTAAGACAGCTTGGTCTTTTAGAAAGAAAAAAGCAATGAATAGAATAGCAAATAACCCCATTCCGAATTCGCTCAATAGGCTTAGTATAGAGTTTAATAGGTTAGGGACAAAGTCAAGCTTTACCTGTGATTTTAAGTTAGATTCAGCTATAATCTTGTCAAGGCTAAAACCTTTAGCGTCTAAATAATAGTCTATTTTACTGATTAATCCGTTAAAATCCTCTTGTAAGTGCATGGTGCTCAAGACAGATAGATTCTGTGCTTGAGTAGTAAACAAAGGCACAAACATGAAGATAAACCCAACGAAAAAAGCCAAGAATATGGTAATGGTAATTGATACAGCTATGATGCGTTTGATGCGTAGTCTTCTACGCATAAACTCAACAAGAGGCTTGCCGATTAGGGCTAAGACAAAGGCAAAACCGATATAGATAAATAAGGGGCTGATTTCTAATAGGAAAAGACCTAATAGGGTGATTGCCGTTAATATTAGTACAGCACGTACTATTCCTTTTGATATTGTCTTAGAATCAATCATCGTGTTTATATGTTATTCATTGGCAAATACGAAACTGTGTACTGCTACTAATGCGGCAGTTTCTGTTCGCAATCTTGTGTGTCCTAAAGAGACTGGTTTGTACCCTTTAGCTAAGGCTGTTTCTATTTCACTCGTAGAAAAGTCGCCTTCTGGACCAACTAAAAGTAAATAATTTTTGTGAAGTGGGATACTGTTTTTCAATAAAACTTTCTCTGTGTCTTCGCAATGTGCAATATATTTCTCGCCTTCGTGTTCTTTTGCCATAAACTCTTTTAAGGTGATAGGCTCGTTTAATATAGGCATATGGTACTGTAAAGACTGCTTCATAGCCGATTGAATAATCTTCTCAAAACGTTCTGTTTTAACAACTTTTCGTTCTGAGTGATCACAGATAATTGGCGTTATCTCGTGGATACCGATTTCTGTTGCTTTTTCTAAGAACCACTCGTAACGCTCGTTCATCTTTGTTGGCGCTACAGCAAGGTGTAGGCGGAAAGGCGTGTGAGCTTGGTCTTCGTGTGATACGATTTCTGTGATACACTTCTTGTCTGAATCCAGAGAGATTTGCGTTGTAAACAACGTTCCTTTTCCGTTTGTTACATAAAGAGTATCACCCATTTTACGTCTTAATACACGGATAATATGTTTGCTTTCATCTTTGTCAAAAGTGAAAGTTGTTTGTCCTTTTTCAATTTCAGGAGAATAGAATAATTGCATAGTGGTAGTCTTAAAATTCGATACGCGCTTTTGATACGACTGATGAGTCGGCAAATTTAGATTCAAGGAAACGGTAGTATCCTACGATTCCGATCATAGCTGCGTTGTCTGTTGTGTATTCAAACTTAGGTACAAAGGTTTTCCATTTGTATTTCTTCTCTGCGTCTTTTAACGCTTGGCGAATACCAGAGTTTGCAGATACACCACCTCCGATAGCGATTTGCTTAATGCCTGTTTCCGCTACGGCTAACTTTAGTTTGTCCATCAAGATATTGATGATTGTATGTTGGATAGACGCACAGATATCAGCGATGTTTTCTTCTATGAAGTTTGGATTAGCAGCTACGTTTTTCTGGATAAAATACAAGATTTGTGTTTTCAATCCACTGAAGCTGAAGTTAAGTCCGTCTACCTTAGGTTTGGTAAATTGAAATGCTTTAGGGTTTCCTTGTTTAGCATATTTATCAATTAAAGGACCACCTGGGTAAGGGAAGCCTAATACTTTAGCAGACTTGTCAAATGCCTCACCTACGGCGTCATCTGTTGTTTCTCCTAATATTTCTAAGTCAAAGAAGCTGTTTACACGCACGATTTGTGTGTGTCCTCCTGAGATAGTTAAGGCTAAGAAAGGGAATTCTGGTTTGTCAAATCCTTCTTCGTCTATAAAGTGACATAGGATATGCGCGTGCATATGGTTTACAGCTACAAGGGGAATGTCAAGTGCTAAAGAAAGCGACTTAGCAAATGATCCACCTACTAATAAAGACCCCATAAGTCCTGGTCCTTGTGTAAAGGCAATTCCGCTTAAATCTTCTTTTGTAATACCTGCTTTTTTGATAGCTACGTCAACTACTGGCACGATGTTTTGTTGGTGTGCACGAGAGGCTAACTCTGGAACTACACCTCCGTATTCTTCGTGAATTTCCTGTCTGGCTACGATGTTTGATAGTACTTTGTTGTCTGCCATAATCGCTGCTGATGTGTCGTCACAAGAGCTTTCGATGGCTAAAATATAGGTAGGTTTTGAAGACATTTTACTGTTTTATCTTTTGATAATTTTAATAAGGTTATTTCTACCGAACCCTATCGAAAAATAATTAAATTTGTGAGTTGTTAGTTTTTTAACTAAACTACGGTAGATTGAGGCAAATTTAAAACATTATACGTTATCAAAAAATTTAAAAAAATAGTTTTTCGCTTGGTTTTAGGGCTGTTTGCTCTGCTTATACTTACAGCAGGGGCATTGCTATTACCACCTGTACAAACGTACTTGGCTAAAGAGGCGATGAACTCTATCAATTCAAAGTTCGGTACTGATATTCATATTGATAAGTTGGCTCTGGACATCTTTGGTGGCATTAACCTAAAAGGGGTAGAGGCAAAGGATATTAAGGGCAACGACTTTCTTTATATAAAGAGTTTTAAAACGCGTATCCTTGACTTTAAGGAGTTAACGCAGGGTCGTTTGTTTTTTGGCAATGCGTACATCGACAGTTTGTATTTGCGTATTCACAAGTATAAGGGAGAAGAAGAAACGACGTTAGATCACTTTATCAACGCTTTTGACGACGGAAAACCGGGAGAGGGTAAGTTCAGATTGAAGTCGCCTTTGGTTACGTTGAAAGGAACACACCTGATTATTTCGGATGAAACAGCGGAGACGGAAGTAGCGGTGGACTTTAAGGATATTGAGGGACAAGTGAAGGACTTCTTTATTAAGGGGCCGGATATTTACGGGAATATTTTACACGCAAAGTTTGATGATCATTGGGGAATGGGCTTGAAAAACCTGTCGGGTGATTTTTCTCATACGAAGACAAGTATCGGGGTGAAGGACTTGAATATCGTAACGAATAAGTCGGCGATTGAAGGGGACTTAGAGTTTACTTACGCGCTTGGGGATATGAAGTATTTTGCTGATAAAGTGAATTGGAACTTTGATATTAGAAATGCGTCTTTGAATACGTCTGATTTGAATGTGTTTACGGGGGTGTTTTCTGAGAATAAAAACGTGTTTGTACGTGGGCATATTGATGGAGTGATGAACGACTTCTTTATGAAGAACGTGAACTTGGTGGATGAGAATACGTCTAATGTGCGTGGGTTATTCCACTTTAAAAACGTGTTTGACAAAGACAAGCCGTTCTGGATGAACGCAAATGTTGATAGATTGTATGTTACGCGTAATAACTTGGTGGGCTTGATGCCAGAGATATTGGGTAGTTTACTGCCAGAGCAATTGTCTGCTTTAGGTAATGTGAACTTGCAAGGGGATATTGAGTTGACTAAGCGTACATTGGATACAAATGTGCATATTCTGACGTCTATCGGTAAGGGTATTGCTATTGTTGAGATAGAGAATTTAGATAATCCGGATAAGGCTGCTTATAAGGGGAATGTGATCTTGGATCAGTTTGACTTAGGGGAGTTTATCAATAACCACAATTTTGGGGTAACGTCGTTAAACTTAGATATTGACGGTGTTGGGTTTAACCAAAAATCCCTAAACACTTCTGTAAAGGGAGATGTGTTCTCTTTTGTGTTTAACAAGTATAAGTACACTGGCTTGGCGGTAGATGGTTTTATGAAAATGCCGTATTACCGCGGATTAGTACACAGTCAGGATCCTAACTTGAAGTTGGACTTTAATGGGGTGATTGACTTGAGTGCGGAGGTGAAGAACTACGACTTTGAAGCGGATATTGACTATGCTGATTTACACGCACTTCGCTTAGTAAACGATACGTTGGCTAAGTTTAGTGGGGCGTTTGAGTTTAAAGCAGCTGGAAATACATTAGATGATTTGGCAGGGGAGTTTACGATTCACCAAGCCCACTACGAGAACAGTAAAGATGCTTATATTTTTGACAACTTTACGTTGACTTCTTCGTTTAATGAGGAAAGAGAGCGCTTGATTTCTATGAGCTCGAAAGAGGCGATTGACGGGTATGTGAAAGGGAAGTTTTCGTTTGCAGATTTAAAGTCGCTGTTTACAAATGCCTTGGGTAGTTTGTATACGAACTATTCGCCTTATAAGATTAAGGAGGGACAGTATCTTGATTTTGATATTACGGTTCACAATAGGTTGATTGAGGTGTTCTTACCACAATTAACGGTTAGTGCTTTGACTCACGTGGAAGGGGTGATTGACAACGACAACAACGAGTTTAAGTTAAACTTTAATTCGCCAAGCATAGGCATTGATAAGTTTTCGTTTTTCAATATTCTGTTAGACGTAAACAATTCTAACCCACTTTATAATGCGTATGTGTCGATTGACAGTGTGAAGTCAAACGTGTATAAGGTTACGGACTTTAACTTAATTAACCTTACCTATAATGATACGCTTTTTGTGCGTTCAGAGTTTAAAGGAGGGGCAAATAACAAGGATAAGTTTAACCTGAACTTATTCCACACGATAAACGAGGAAAACTTGTCTGTGGTTGGGTTTAAGAAATCGGAGGTGTTCTTTAAGGACTTCTTGTGGAGTATTAACGAAAAAGAAAACAAAGAGAATAAGTTGGTTTTCAACAAGAAGCTGACGGACTTTATTATAGACGGATTGACGCTTTCGCACAACGGGCAGGAGGTAAACTTAAACGGGGTGGTACGCGATTCGACGTACAAGAACTTTGATTTAGTGTTTACAAATGTTGACTTGGCTAAGATTACTCCAGATATCAGTAATATTGAGTTTGCAGGTAATTTAAATGGGGATGTTCACTTCTCTCAGAAGAAAGAGGTGTTTCAACCAAGAGCTAATATCGGTATTGATTCGCTATTCATCAATAAAGTACACGCGGGAGACTTGAAGTTTAACGTAGATGGTGATGATCGTTTAGAGAAGTTTACGGTGGAGTCAAGTATCGTTGATAAAGATGAAGAACGTTTCTACTTAAACGGAAACGTGGATATATTGAATAAGCAGACGTATCTGAACTTGGAATCAGGGTTTAGAGGGTTTAGAGTGAAGGCGATAGAACCGCTATTGCAGACGATTGTGTCTGATGTGCGTGGAACGACTTCAGGTAAGATTACTATTCAGGGTACGGCGAGTAAGCCTGACGTGAATGGGCGTTTGCATTTGAACAATGCCGGAATGACGTCTAAGTTTACCGGTGTGGATTACAACTTTGAAGAAGATGCTGCATTAGACTTGACAGAGCGACAGTTTATTTTGCGCAAGGTGAAGATTATAGACAGTAAGTATAAGACGGAAGGGTTTGTAGATGGAGAAATATCGCATAAGATGTTTAACGATTGGTCGCTTAATTTAGGGCTGACATCTACTAACTTGTTGGCACTGGATACAAAGTTTGAAGAGGGGAGTTTGTACTACGGACAGGCGTTTATTAACGGTTCGGCTAAGTTGAGTGGTCCTGTTGAGATGTTGGCGATTAACATTAACGCTACGTCAAACAAAGGAACGTCTATCAAGATTCCACTTAAAGAAGCTCAAAATACGGGTGAAAACAATTTCATCCACTTCTTGTCGCCTAAAGAAAAACGTATGCGTTTACTTGGTAAAGACCAAGACTTGTATAAATACCGCAATAGTGGTATAGAACTTGACTTCGAGTTCATCGTTACGCCTGATGCGGAGATTGAGATTATCTTAGATAGAGAGTCTGGTCACGCTATGAAAGGAAAAGGAGCGGGGTTCATTACAATGGAGATTAACACTCTTGGGAAGTTCAATATGTGGGGAGATTTCCAAGCGTATGAGGGAGAGTACAACTTCAAATACGGAGGATTGATCGACAAGAAGTTCGTGGTTAAAAAGTACGGTACTATCAGATGGGATGGAGATCCGCTGAACGCTATTTTGGATTTACAGGCGATTTACCATACAGATGCTAACCCAAGTGTAATTATAGATAACTCGATTATCAATAGAAAAGTACCTACGGATGTGGCTATTGTGTTGAACGGTAGTTTGAGTAATCCGGAGGTTGACTTTGAGATTAACTTCCCTAATGTTAGTTCGGTTGTAAAATCGGAGTTAGATTATAAGTTGAGCGATAGAGATACGCGTGAAAGACAAGCGATGGCGTTGTTAGCAACAG contains these protein-coding regions:
- a CDS encoding THUMP-like domain-containing protein, with amino-acid sequence MKNHLLAEDVQQYIQEQLHSDIKSLAFKKSPFTHIEMSELLTQIESKQKSKDKLPTWYATDNILFPKKLSIEQTSSEECAKYKASLVQGDSLIDLTGGFGIDCYYFSKQVKAVQHCEMQEDLSAIVAHNYTALGVDNITCHCGDSLVYLKENNKQWDYIYVDPARRNSAKEKVFFLSDCTPNVPEHLNDLFTHTNTILIKTSPLLDIHAGISELNHVKAVHIVALNNDVKELLWILEKGYEGEIALVAVNLTKDEPQLFHTSLTDQAVASFHAPQQYLYEPNSAILKTGKFDVVSQQYKINKLHPHSQLYTSEELVNFPGRSFKIQEVVPFNKQNAKTHLTNIKANVTVRNFPLKVEEIRKKWKIKDGGDVYIFFTTNLKNEKIIIICCKTT
- a CDS encoding AI-2E family transporter, which gives rise to MIDSKTISKGIVRAVLILTAITLLGLFLLEISPLFIYIGFAFVLALIGKPLVEFMRRRLRIKRIIAVSITITIFLAFFVGFIFMFVPLFTTQAQNLSVLSTMHLQEDFNGLISKIDYYLDAKGFSLDKIIAESNLKSQVKLDFVPNLLNSILSLLSEFGMGLFAILFIAFFFLKDQAVLEYQFKKIFPVRQENRVLNSIDKINNLLSRYFLGLVAQTFIIFILSFILLISVGTKGALMIAFLCAILNIIPYIGPLIGNILAVMFTMLSFIGDNFTDVTLPKALTVFIGFLTIQLIDNVVNQPLIFSNSVKSHPLEIFIVILASGMFSGIFGMIAAVPIYTCLKVIGKEFLPNVRFIQILTKKL
- a CDS encoding 16S rRNA (uracil(1498)-N(3))-methyltransferase; its protein translation is MQLFYSPEIEKGQTTFTFDKDESKHIIRVLRRKMGDTLYVTNGKGTLFTTQISLDSDKKCITEIVSHEDQAHTPFRLHLAVAPTKMNERYEWFLEKATEIGIHEITPIICDHSERKVVKTERFEKIIQSAMKQSLQYHMPILNEPITLKEFMAKEHEGEKYIAHCEDTEKVLLKNSIPLHKNYLLLVGPEGDFSTSEIETALAKGYKPVSLGHTRLRTETAALVAVHSFVFANE
- the tsaD gene encoding tRNA (adenosine(37)-N6)-threonylcarbamoyltransferase complex transferase subunit TsaD; its protein translation is MSSKPTYILAIESSCDDTSAAIMADNKVLSNIVARQEIHEEYGGVVPELASRAHQQNIVPVVDVAIKKAGITKEDLSGIAFTQGPGLMGSLLVGGSFAKSLSLALDIPLVAVNHMHAHILCHFIDEEGFDKPEFPFLALTISGGHTQIVRVNSFFDLEILGETTDDAVGEAFDKSAKVLGFPYPGGPLIDKYAKQGNPKAFQFTKPKVDGLNFSFSGLKTQILYFIQKNVAANPNFIEENIADICASIQHTIINILMDKLKLAVAETGIKQIAIGGGVSANSGIRQALKDAEKKYKWKTFVPKFEYTTDNAAMIGIVGYYRFLESKFADSSVVSKARIEF
- a CDS encoding translocation/assembly module TamB domain-containing protein, which codes for MVLGLFALLILTAGALLLPPVQTYLAKEAMNSINSKFGTDIHIDKLALDIFGGINLKGVEAKDIKGNDFLYIKSFKTRILDFKELTQGRLFFGNAYIDSLYLRIHKYKGEEETTLDHFINAFDDGKPGEGKFRLKSPLVTLKGTHLIISDETAETEVAVDFKDIEGQVKDFFIKGPDIYGNILHAKFDDHWGMGLKNLSGDFSHTKTSIGVKDLNIVTNKSAIEGDLEFTYALGDMKYFADKVNWNFDIRNASLNTSDLNVFTGVFSENKNVFVRGHIDGVMNDFFMKNVNLVDENTSNVRGLFHFKNVFDKDKPFWMNANVDRLYVTRNNLVGLMPEILGSLLPEQLSALGNVNLQGDIELTKRTLDTNVHILTSIGKGIAIVEIENLDNPDKAAYKGNVILDQFDLGEFINNHNFGVTSLNLDIDGVGFNQKSLNTSVKGDVFSFVFNKYKYTGLAVDGFMKMPYYRGLVHSQDPNLKLDFNGVIDLSAEVKNYDFEADIDYADLHALRLVNDTLAKFSGAFEFKAAGNTLDDLAGEFTIHQAHYENSKDAYIFDNFTLTSSFNEERERLISMSSKEAIDGYVKGKFSFADLKSLFTNALGSLYTNYSPYKIKEGQYLDFDITVHNRLIEVFLPQLTVSALTHVEGVIDNDNNEFKLNFNSPSIGIDKFSFFNILLDVNNSNPLYNAYVSIDSVKSNVYKVTDFNLINLTYNDTLFVRSEFKGGANNKDKFNLNLFHTINEENLSVVGFKKSEVFFKDFLWSINEKENKENKLVFNKKLTDFIIDGLTLSHNGQEVNLNGVVRDSTYKNFDLVFTNVDLAKITPDISNIEFAGNLNGDVHFSQKKEVFQPRANIGIDSLFINKVHAGDLKFNVDGDDRLEKFTVESSIVDKDEERFYLNGNVDILNKQTYLNLESGFRGFRVKAIEPLLQTIVSDVRGTTSGKITIQGTASKPDVNGRLHLNNAGMTSKFTGVDYNFEEDAALDLTERQFILRKVKIIDSKYKTEGFVDGEISHKMFNDWSLNLGLTSTNLLALDTKFEEGSLYYGQAFINGSAKLSGPVEMLAININATSNKGTSIKIPLKEAQNTGENNFIHFLSPKEKRMRLLGKDQDLYKYRNSGIELDFEFIVTPDAEIEIILDRESGHAMKGKGAGFITMEINTLGKFNMWGDFQAYEGEYNFKYGGLIDKKFVVKKYGTIRWDGDPLNAILDLQAIYHTDANPSVIIDNSIINRKVPTDVAIVLNGSLSNPEVDFEINFPNVSSVVKSELDYKLSDRDTRERQAMALLATGSFFSSDNSSSTLAGSLFERASSIFDDIFSDEDDKFKVGLNYAQGERNPYTTTEGRVGVTFSTKVNDRISVNGKLGVPVGGVEQSVIVGDVEVLLRLNEAGSLSARFFNRENDINYIGEGIGYTQGVGLTYEVDFDTFKELLSKILHRADKKDREKKSDKKQDNNRSEELPDSDFNRDFIKFYESRRKPTSNESSTYPLTK